A stretch of the Panicum virgatum strain AP13 chromosome 9N, P.virgatum_v5, whole genome shotgun sequence genome encodes the following:
- the LOC120691228 gene encoding G-type lectin S-receptor-like serine/threonine-protein kinase At1g34300 has protein sequence MRPLGQKRGDLALLCCVALLLPLLSHGADMPLGSTLSPGNSTSWTSPNNTFSLSFTPSPISPSLFVAAITYAGGVPVWSAGNGAAVDSGGSLRLSSNGDLQLVNGSGAVLWSSNTGGQGVAAAAVQESGSLVLKNSTTTLWQSFDHPTDTVVMSQNFTSGMNLTSGRYVFAVDKSSGNLTLRWTSGANTVTYFNKGYNTSFTGNRTLSSPTLTMQTNGIVSLTDGQLASPVVVAYSSNYGESGDMMRFVRLDADGNFRAYSAGRGSNTATEQWSAVADQCQVFGYCGNMGVCSYNGTSPMCGCPSRNFQFSNPSNPRDGCTRTVDLQNCPGNSTMLQLDNTQFLTYPPEITTEQFFVGITACRLNCLSGGSCVASTALSDGSGLCFLKVSNFVSAYQSAALPSTSFVKVCFPGVPNPPPDASASSSRRGSGVRGWVVAVVVLGAVSGLVLCEWALWWFFCRHSPKYGPASAQYALLEYASGAPVQFSYRELQRSTKGFKEKLGAGGFGAVYRGVLANRTVVAVKQLEGIEQGEKQFRMEVATISSTHHLNLVRLIGFCSEGRHRLLVYEFMKNGSLDAFLFGDAPGGKMPWPTRFAVAVGTARGITYLHEECRDCIVHCDIKPENILLDEHFNTKVSDFGLAKLVNPKDHRHRTLTSVRGTRGYLAPEWLANLPITAKSDVYSYGMVLLEIVSGHRNFDISEETGRKKFSVWAYEEYERGNIFGIIDKKLPGEDVDMVQVERALQVSFWCIQEQPAQRPSMGKVVQMLEGIMDLERPPPPKSSDSFLSTTTGTTGSSSGITTSMVSTIASSAPVVPTTSPNLEQEMALGRSTSAMNRERVSRQLLSPQPYMTM, from the coding sequence ATGCGGCCTTTGGGGCAAAAGCGCGGGGAccttgctctcctctgctgcgtcgcgctcctcctcccgctTCTGTCCCATGGCGCGGACATGCCGCTGGGGTCGACCCTCTCGCCGGGGAACTCGACGTCGTGGACGTCGCCCAACAACACCTTCTCGCTCTCCTTCACGCCGTCCCCGATCTCCCCGTCGCTCTTCGTCGCCGCCATCACCTACGCCGGCGGCGTCCCcgtctggtccgcgggcaacgGCGCGGCCGTTGACTCCGGGGGCTCGCTCCGCCTCTCGTCCAACGGCGACCTCCAGCTCGTCAACGGATCTGGGGCCGTCCTCTGGTCGTCCAACACCGGCGGCcagggcgtcgccgccgcggccgtccaGGAGAGCGGCAGCCTCGTGCTCAAGAACTCGACGACCACCCTGTGGCAGTCGTTCGACCACCCTACGGACACGGTGGTCATGTCGCAGAACTTCACCTCGGGGATGAACCTCACCTCCGGCCGCTACGTCTTCGCCGTCGACAAGAGCTCCGGCAACCTCACGCTCAGGTGGACCAGCGGCGCCAACACCGTCACCTACTTCAACAAGGGCTACAACACGTCCTTCACGGGGAACAGGACGCTGAGCTCGCCGACGCTCACGATGCAGACCAACGGCATCGTGTCGCTGACCGACGGGCAGCTGGCGTCCCCGGTGGTGGTGGCGTACAGCAGCAACTACGGCGAGAGCGGCGACATGATGCGGTTCGTGCGGCTGGACGCGGACGGCAACTTCCGCGCCTACAGCGCGGGGCGCGGCAGCAACACGGCGACGGAGCAGTGGTCGGCGGTGGCGGACCAGTGCCAGGTGTTCGGCTACTGCGGCAACATGGGCGTGTGCAGCTACAACGGCACGTCGCCGATGTGCGGCTGCCCGTCGCGGAACTTCCAGTTCAGCAACCCGTCCAACCCCCGCGACGGCTGCACGCGCACGGTCGACCTCCAGAACTGCCCCGGCAACTCCACCATGCTCCAGCTCGACAACACGCAGTTCCTCACCTACCCGCCGGAGATCACCACCGAGCAATTTTTCGTCGGGATCACCGCCTGCCGCCTCAACTGCCTCTCCGGCGGCTCCTGCGTGGCGTCCACCGCGCTCTCCGACGGGTCGGGCCTCTGCTTCCTCAAGGTCTCCAACTTCGTCAGCGCCTACCAATCGGCCGCGCTGCCGAGCACGTCCTTCGTCAAGGTCTGCTTCCCCGGGGTACCCAACCCGCCTCCAGACGCCTCGGCCTCGTCCTCGCGCCGCGGCTCCGGCGTCCGCGGCTGGGTCGTCGCGGTCGTGGTCCTGGGCGCCGTGTCCGGGCTGGTGCTCTGCGAGTGGGCGCTGTGGTGGTTCTTCTGCCGGCACAGCCCCAAGTACGGGCCGGCGTCGGCGCAGTACGCGCTGCTGGAGTACGCGTCGGGCGCGCCGGTGCAGTTCTCCTACCGCGAGCTGCAGCGGTCGACCAAGGGGTTCAAGGAGAAGCTGGGCGCCGGCGGGTTCGGAGCCGTGTACCGCGGCGTTCTGGCGAACcggacggtggtggcggtgaaGCAGCTGGAGGGGATCGAGCAGGGCGAGAAGCAGTTCCGGATGGAGGTGGCGACCATCAGCAGCACGCACCACCTCAACCTCGTCCGCCTCATCGGCTTCTGCTCCGagggccgccaccgcctgctCGTCTACGAGTTCATGAAGAACGGCTCGCTGGACGCGTTCCTCTTCGGCGACGCGCCGGGGGGCAAGATGCCGTGGCCGACGCgcttcgccgtcgccgtgggcaCGGCGCGCGGCATCACCTACCTGCACGAGGAGTGCCGCGACTGCATCGTGCACTGCGACATCAAGCCCGAGAACATCCTCCTCGACGAGCACTTCAACACCAAGGTCTCCGACTTCGGGCTCGCCAAGCTCGTCAACCCCAAGGACCACCGCCACCGCACGCTCACCAGCGTGCGCGGCACCAGGGGGTACCTGGCGCCGGAGTGGCTCGCCAACCTGCCCATCACGGCCAAGTCCGACGTCTACAGCTACGGGATGGTCCTGCTGGAGATCGTCAGCGGCCACCGCAACTTCGACATCTCGGAGGAGACCGGCCGGAAGAAGTTCTCCGTGTGGGCGTACGAGGAGTACGAGAGGGGCAACATCTTCGGCATCATCGACAAGAAGCTGCCCGGGGAAGACGTCGACATGGTCCAGGTGGAGCGCGCGCTGCAGGTGAGCTTCTGGTGCATCCAGGAGCAGCCGGCGCAGCGGCCGTCCATGGGCAAGGTGGTGCAGATGCTGGAAGGGATCATGGACCTcgagaggccgccgccgcccaagtcGTCGGACAGTTTTCTGAGCACCACCACAGGCACAACCGGCAGCAGCAGTGGCATCACCACGAGCATGGTCTCGACTATCGCCTCGTCGGCCCCGGTCGTGCCGACGACCTCGCCCAACTTGGAGCAGGAGATGGCGCTGGGCCGCTCGACGTCGGCCATGAACCGTGAGAGGGTGTCGCGGCAGCTGCTGTCGCCGCAGCCGTATATGACGATGTGA
- the LOC120691231 gene encoding uncharacterized protein LOC120691231 — protein sequence MRALASPAASFLPGILNPSASPNPRAPLRSAAAALSRGPCPSGRSVAAAAAAATGDHWGADHYHVGGRATSPEAGARAAHGVKCDVDVVSWRERRVLASVAVAADVDTLWQVITDYERLADFIPNLVQSVRIPCPHEGRIWLEQRGLQRALYWHIEARVVLDLQEVPDSISGRELHFSMVDGDFKKFEGKWSIRSGPRSSSAILLYEVNVIPRFNFPAIFLERIIRSDLPVNLRALASRAEKIYLENQRCGSRKISAVDSKTSSTSQLKFHSTAIETTSSKFKEAPPTSGVSSVLPSPSSELISKWGVYGTASRIDRPCVVDEIHLRRFDGLLEHEGAHRCVFASITVKAPVREVWNVLTAYENLPEFVPNLAISRIVLRENNKVRLMQEGCKGLLYMVLHARVVMDLREKLEQEISFEQVEGDFYSFKGKWRFEQLGDHHTLLKYMVETKMHKDTFLSESILEEVIYEDLPSNLCAIRDYIEKAGADGSNSITHSDAPTHSNIVPAQNRQLEEDSVSCSFSSTKQRPKVPGLQKDIEVLKSELENFIASYGQDGFMPKRKHLRSHGRVDIEKAITRMGGFRKIASIMNLSLSYKNRKPRGYWDNLENLQEEISRFQKSWGMDPSYMPSRKSFERAGRYDIARALEKWGGVQEVSRLLSLELRRPRRRADSDDERQSESQAGSGMTKKHGIKPDRANMSPDAQKWLLKLKDLDVNWVEY from the exons ATGAGAGCTCTCgcctcgcccgccgcctccttcctcccGGGAATCCTCAACCCCAGCGCGAGCCCTAACCCTCGCGCGCCTCtccgctcggcggcggcggcgctctcgcGGGGCCCTTGCCCTTCCGGccgctccgtcgccgccgcggctgccgccgccaccggggaTCACTGGGGCGCCGATCACTACCACGTTGGCGGCCGCGCGACCTCGCCGGAGGCCGGGGCCCGCGCGGCGCACGGCGTCAAGTGCGACGTCGACGTGGTGTCGTGGCGGGAGCGGCGGGTGCTCGCgtccgtggccgtggccgccgaCGTCGATACCCTGTGGCAGGTCATCACCGACTACGAGCGCCTCGCCGACTTCATCCCCAACCTCGTCCAGAG CGTGAGGATTCCGTGCCCGCACGAAGGGCGGATATGGCTGGAGCAGAGGGGACTGCAGCGGGCACTCTACTGGCACATCGAGGCGCGCGTCGTGTTGGATCTCCAGGAAGTCCCTGATTCC ATTAGTGGACGAGAACTCCATTTCTCAATGGTAGATGGTGACTTCAAGAAGTTTGAAGGAAAATGGTCCATCAGATCGGGTCCGAG GTCCTCTAGTGCAATTTTGCTGTATGAAGTTAACGTGATACCAAGATTTAACTTCCCGGCAATATTTCTTGAGAGGATTATAAGGTCGGATCTTCCTGTAAATCTTCGAGCCTTGGCATCTAGAGCTGAAAAGATTTATTTAGAAAATCAAAGATGTGGTTCGAGAAAAATTTCTGCTGTGGATTCAAAGACATCATCTACTTCTCAGCTTAAGTTCCATAGTACAGCAATTGAGACTACTTCTAGTAAGTTCAAAGAAGCACCTCCCACTTCTGGTGTTAGTAGTGTGCTTCCTTCACCTTCTTCCGAGTTGATTAGCAAATGGGGTGTATATGGAACCGCAAGCAGAATTGATAGGCCTTGTGTGGTAGATGAGATCCATCTTCGAAGATTTGATGGTCTCTTG GAACATGAGGGGGCTCACAGGTGTGTTTTTGCTAGTATCACTGTGAAAGCACCTGTTCGAGAGGTATGGAATGTTCTCACGGCATATGAGAATTTACCTGA ATTCGTACCAAACCTGGCTATCAGTAGGATTGTCCTTCGTGAAAATAACAAGGTCCGCCTAATGCAG GAGGGTTGCAAAGGCCTACTTTATATGGTCCTTCATGCCCGTGTTGTCATGGATCTTCGTGAAAAACTTGAGCAAGAAATCAGCTTTGAACAAGTTGAGGGTGATTTCTACTCATTCAAAGGGAAATGGCGCTTTGAACAACTTGGAGACCATCACACCCTGTTGAAGTACATGGTTGAGACTAAGATGCATAAGGACACCTTTCTCTCTGAGTCCATCCTTGAAGAG GTCATATATGAGGATCTTCCATCAAACTTGTGTGCAATACGTGATTATATTGAAAAGGCTGGAGCTGATGGTAGCAACTCCATTACTCATTCTGATGCACCAACACACTCAAATATTGTTCCTGCACAAAACAGGCAATTAGAGGAAGACTCTGTATCTTGCTCCTTCAGTTCCACGAAACAGAGACCAAAAGTTCCTGGCTTGCAAAAGGACATTGAAGTCCTCAAATCTGAGCTTGAGAATTTCATTGCAAGCTATGGTCAGGATGGTTTCATGCCTAAGAGAAAGCATCTTCGTTCTCATGGAAGGGTGGATATCGAGAAGGCAATAACACGAATGGGTGGGTTCAGGAAGATTGCCAGCATAATGAACCTTTCCCTTTCCTACAAAAATCGAAAACCAAGAGG TTATTGGGATAATCTGGAGAACTTGCAAGAAGAG ATCAGCCGGTTCCAGAAGAGTTGGGGGATGGATCCTTCTTATATGCCAAGTAGGAAATCTTTTGAGAGAGCAG GTCGTTACGACATTGCTCGGGCATTGGAAAAATGGGGTGGGGTGCAGGAGGTTTCGCGCCTTCTTTCTCTTGAACTAAGACGTCCTAGAAGGCGAGCTGACTCAGATGATGAGAGGCAGTCTGAATCACAAGCTGGCAGTGGTATGACAAAGAAGCATGGAATCAAACCTGATAGAGCCAACATGTCCCCAGATGCACAGAAATGGCTCCTGAAGCTGAAGGATTTGGATGTGAACTGGGTGGAATACTAG
- the LOC120693241 gene encoding G-type lectin S-receptor-like serine/threonine-protein kinase At1g34300, which yields MRTLQQHPGDLALLCCFLLLPPLLSHGADIPLGSTLSPRNSASWSSPNNTFSILFTPSPTAPSHFVAAITYAGGVPVWSAGAGAAIDSRGSLRLTSNGDLQLVNGSGAVLWSSNTGGQGVAAAAVQESGNLVLKNSTAILWQSFDHPTDTVVMSQNFTSGMNLTSGRYVFAVDKSSGNLTLRWTSSANTVTYFNEGYYTTPSTRSKTLSSPTLTMQTNGIVSLTDGQLASPVVVAYSSNYGESGDMMRFVRLDADGNFRAYSAARGSGAATEQWSAVADQCQVFGYCGNMGVCSYNGTSPVCGCPSRNFELSNPVNPRDGCRRTVDLQSCPGNSTMLQLDHTQFLTYPPEAITTETFFVGITACRLNCLAGRSCVASTALSDGSGQCFLKVSNFVSAYQSPALPSTSFVKVCFPGIPNPPSPPSR from the coding sequence ATGAGAACTTTGCAGCAACATCCCGGGGAccttgctctcctctgctgcttCTTACTCCTCCCCCCGCTGCTGTCCCATGGCGCGGACATCCCGCTGGGGTCCACCCTCTCGCCGCGCAACTCGGCGTCGTGGTCGTCACCCAACAACACCTTCTCGATCTTGTTCACGCCATCCCCGACCGCCCCGTCGCACTTCGTCGCCGCCATCACCTACGCCGGCGGCGTCCCCGTCTGgtccgcgggcgccggcgccgccattgACTCCAGGGGCTCGCTCCGCCTCACGTCCAACGGCGACCTCCAGCTCGTCAACGGATCCGGGGCCGTGCTCTGGTCGTCCAACACCGGCGGCcagggcgtcgccgccgcggccgtccaGGAGAGCGGCAACCTCGTGCTCAAGAACTCGACGGCCATCCTATGGCAGTCGTTCGACCACCCTACGGACACGGTGGTCATGTCGCAGAACTTCACCTCGGGGATGAACCTCACCTCCGGCCGCTACGTCTTCGCCGTCGACAAGAGCTCCGGCAACCTCACGCTCAGGTGGACCAGCAGCGCCAACACCGTCACCTACTTCAACGAGGGCTACTACACCACGCCCTCCACCCGGAGCAAGACGCTGAGCTCGCCGACGCTCACGATGCAGACCAACGGCATCGTGTCGCTGACCGACGGGCAGCTGGCGTCCCCGGTGGTGGTGGCGTACAGCAGCAACTACGGCGAGAGCGGCGACATGATGCGGTTCGTGCGGCTGGACGCGGACGGCAACTTCCGCGCCTAcagcgcggcgcgcggcagcggcgcggcgacggaGCAGTGGTCGGCGGTGGCGGACCAGTGCCAGGTGTTCGGCTACTGCGGCAACATGGGCGTGTGCAGCTACAACGGCACGTCGCCGGTGTGCGGGTGCCCGTCGCGGAACTTCGAGCTGAGCAACCCCGTCAACCCCCGCGACGGCTGCAGGCGCACGGTCGACCTCCAGAGCTGCCCCGGCAACTCCACCATGCTCCAGCTCGACCACACACAGTTCCTCACCTACCCGCCGGAGGCCATCACCACCGAGACGTTCTTCGTCGGGATCACCGCCTGCCGGCTCAATTGTCTGGCCGGCCGGTCCTGCGTGGCGTCCACCGCGCTCTCCGACGGGTCGGGCCAATGCTTCCTCAAGGTCTCCAACTTCGTGAGCGCTTACCAGTCGCCCGCGCTGCCGAGCACGTCCTTCGTCAAGGTGTGCTTCCCCGGGATACCCaacccgccatcgccgccgtctCGCTGA
- the LOC120691229 gene encoding uncharacterized protein LOC120691229 has translation MGLLSNPLHPTSAHDFPVVQYADDTILIMKASQQELFCLKGIQHSFSESTGLKVNHSKSCLIPINIHQEKAEQLAAVFGCQLGSMPFTYLGLPMGTTKPKVEDYAPLISKVERRLSATSYWLSTAGKLTLVDAVLTAMPTYAMCTLKLPATVIKAIDRARKDCLWRKNDGSGKPLIAWSKVTTPKKNGGLGVKNLRIQNQALLIKHLHKFYNKMDVPWVQLVWTAYYGNGAVPHATRLKGSFWWKDVMESIDHFRGIAAPWTGNGSTFLLWQDIWNGQMLQSKFPHLFTYATNTNITLATYLNNQDIQANFQLPLSQVAMEEFHSFNDYIHSQMQNLQGNDVWTYSWGNAIYSSQKLYKKAFTSITPPDPFRWIWRTKLSKK, from the coding sequence ATGGGGCTCCTGTCAAACCCCCTTCATCCTACTTCTGCACATGACTTCCCAGTTGTTCAGTACGCAGATGACACcatcttgatcatgaaagccTCTCAGCAAGAGCTTTTTTGTCTAAAAGGAATCCAGCATTCTTTCTCGGAGTCAACAGGCCTCAAGGTAAATCACAGCAAATCTTGCCTCATCCCCATAAATATTCACCAAGAAAAGGCTGAGCAATTGGCTGCGGTATTTGGATGTCAACTAGGATCTATGCCTTTCACCTACCTTGGCCTACCGATGGGCACAACAAAACCGAAGGTTGAGGATTATGCACCACTGATTTCCAAAGTGGAAAGAAGACTGTCTGCGACCTCCTATTGGCTGTCTACCGCTGGCAAGCTAACCTTAGTTGATGCAGTTCTAACGGCAATGCCGACCTATGCTATGTGCACTTTAAAGCTTCCTGCTACAGTCATCAAAGCCATTGACAGAGCAAGAAAAGATTGCCTGTGGAGAAAGAATGACGGTTCTGGTAAACCCCTAATTGCTTGGTCTAAAGTAACTACTCCCAAGAAAAATGGAGGGCTAGGGGTCAAAAACCTAAGAATCCAAAACCAAGCTTTGCTCATCAAACATCTGCATAAATTTTACAATAAAATGGATGTCCCTTGGGTTCAGCTTGTTTGGACAGCTTACTATGGTAATGGTGCAGTGCCACATGCAACCAGATTGAAAGGGTCTTTTTGGTGGAAGGATGTTATGGAATCTATTGATCATTTCAGAGGGATTGCAGCTCCTTGGACTGGAAATGGGAGTACTTTCCTGCTCTGGCAGGATATCTGGAATGGGCAAATGCTTCAGTCTAAATTCCCCCATTTATTCACTTATGCTACTAACACCAATATCACTCTAGCCACTTATCTGAATAACCAGGACATTCAAGCAAACTTCCAGCTCCCTCTATCTCAAGTGGCAATGGAAGAATTTCACAGTTTCAATGATTACATTCATAGTCAGATGCAAAATTTACAAGGTAATGATGTCTGGACCTACAGCTGGGGCAATGCGATCTACTCTTCACAAAAATTATACAAGAAAGCTTTCACATCAATCACACCACCTGATCCTTTCAGGTGGATCTGGAGGACAAAACTCAGTAAAAAATAA